TCAACTATTAAAACAAGAGTTAGACAAACGCTAATTATTAAGTGAGTTGTTTAATATAATTAAAGCTTAAATCATATGCCTGTAAGCAATATAAATTGCTTACAGGTTACTTGTTGTATTAAAAAGTTAACGCATTATTAAATTGAATAATTTAAATGCTTTCAACTGAACTATAAATACTTTAATATAGATGATGAGTATACTAAGTTGAGGGATAAACTATGAGAAAAAGAGCTAGAATAATTTATAATCCAACTTCTGGTAAAGAGCTATTTAAACGTACGTTACCAGATGTACTAATAAAATTAGAAAAAGCAGGATTTGAAACAAGTGCATATGCAACAGAAAAAATAGGTGACGCTACAATTGAGGCACAACGTTCGCTCGAAGGTCAATATGATGTATTAATTGCAGCAGGTGGCGATGGGACATTGAATGAAGTCGTAAATGGTATTGCAGAACAACCTAACAGACCTAAATTAGGTATTATACCAATGGGGACTGTTAATGATTTTGGCCGTGCCTTGCATTTACCTAGCGATATTATGAGTGCTATAGATGTAATTATTGATCAACACTCTACAAAAGTAGATATTGGTAAAATGAACAGTCGTTATTTTATTAATTTGGCTGCAGGTGGTCAATTAACACAAGTCTCTTATGAAACGCCGAGTAAATTAAAATCGATTGTAGGACCCTTTGCATATTACATTAAAGGTTTTGAAATGTTGCCACAAATGAAGGCAGTCGATATTAGAATTGAATATGACGGAAAAGTCTTTCAAGGAGAAGCAATGTTGTTCTTATTAGGTTTAACTAATTCTATGGCTGGATTTGAAAAATTAGTCCCTGATGCTAAATTAGATGACGGTAAATTCACTTTAATTATCGTGGAAAAAGCAAATCTGGCAGAATTAGGTCATATTATGACATTGGCATCTCGTGGTGAACATACAAAACATCCTAAAGTACATTATGAGAAAGCAAGTTCAATTAACATATCTTCCTTTACAGACATGCAATTGAATGTAGACGGCGAGTATGGCGGTAAACTACCAGGTAACTTCTTAAACTTGAAACAACATATAGAAGTCTTTACACCGAAAGATGTTAAAAATGAAGAATTAACTGAGCAATAAATAAAATTATCATCATTTGAGGTTAGGTCACAACATCATTGCAACCTAACCTCTTTTAATTTGGAGTGAATGAGTTGAAGACGATTCAAAAAAATGACATAAAAGACGGTAAAGTTATTGATTTAACACATGAGGGTCACGGCGTCGTAAAAATTGATAACTATCCTATTTTTGTACCTAATACATTAATTAACGAAGAAATTGAATATAAAATTATCAAAGTCAAAAAGAATTTTGCCATTGGTAAATTAATGAATGTAATGCAAGAAAGTAAAGAACGAATTGAACCACCTTGTGTTTACTACTCTAAGTGTGGGGGATGCCAATTACAACATATGAGTTATAATGCGCAATTAGCTATGAAAAAAGAACAAGTTGTTAATTTGTTTCATCGTAAAGGTGATTTTAAAGAAACAACGATTCACGATACGGTGGGTATGGAAAATCCTTGGCGTTATAGAAATAAATCTCAAATTCCCGTTGGTATAACGCAAGACAAAGATGTGAAAATGGGATTTTATCGACAACGCAGTCACGACATAATCAATATGGATGAATGTTTGATTCAAGATAATCAACATCAACAAGTGATGAATGTCGTTAAACAGTTATTTAATGACTTAAAAGTAAGTATTTATAATGAACGTTCAAAGCAAGGACTAATGCGACACGTTGTTATT
The Staphylococcus kloosii genome window above contains:
- a CDS encoding diacylglycerol kinase encodes the protein MRKRARIIYNPTSGKELFKRTLPDVLIKLEKAGFETSAYATEKIGDATIEAQRSLEGQYDVLIAAGGDGTLNEVVNGIAEQPNRPKLGIIPMGTVNDFGRALHLPSDIMSAIDVIIDQHSTKVDIGKMNSRYFINLAAGGQLTQVSYETPSKLKSIVGPFAYYIKGFEMLPQMKAVDIRIEYDGKVFQGEAMLFLLGLTNSMAGFEKLVPDAKLDDGKFTLIIVEKANLAELGHIMTLASRGEHTKHPKVHYEKASSINISSFTDMQLNVDGEYGGKLPGNFLNLKQHIEVFTPKDVKNEELTEQ